In Rhodobacter xanthinilyticus, a single window of DNA contains:
- a CDS encoding SCO family protein has product MLDRRFFLAAGAALVVAGPLFAQHADLEPGPEAATEAPVPRRYLMEDAWGNALTDEDFLGKFVLIYFGYTGCPDVCPTTLSVIADALAGLDEAQAARVAPLFVTVDPDHDTAKLLQEYTAVFDSRIIPLRGPKAYTDHMVAAFNARYERIVPDPAQPERYSIDHTASVALVGPDGQLIKRYPHGTTGAEMAADLKVQIAAVPEQ; this is encoded by the coding sequence ATGCTCGACCGTCGCTTTTTTCTCGCCGCCGGGGCTGCGCTTGTCGTGGCCGGGCCGCTCTTTGCCCAACATGCCGATCTCGAACCCGGCCCCGAGGCGGCCACGGAGGCGCCTGTGCCGCGGCGTTACCTGATGGAGGATGCCTGGGGTAACGCTTTGACGGATGAGGATTTTCTGGGCAAGTTCGTCTTGATCTACTTCGGCTATACCGGCTGCCCCGATGTCTGCCCGACGACGCTTTCGGTGATCGCCGATGCGCTGGCGGGGCTCGATGAGGCGCAGGCCGCGCGCGTCGCGCCGCTTTTTGTCACCGTCGACCCCGATCATGACACGGCCAAGCTCCTGCAAGAGTATACCGCCGTTTTCGATAGCCGGATCATCCCGCTGCGCGGCCCGAAGGCCTATACCGACCACATGGTCGCGGCCTTCAATGCGCGCTATGAGCGGATCGTGCCCGATCCGGCGCAGCCCGAGCGCTATTCGATCGACCATACGGCCTCGGTGGCGCTGGTGGGGCCCGACGGGCAGCTGATCAAGCGCTATCCGCATGGCACGACGGGCGCCGAGATGGCCGCGGATCTGAAGGTCCAGATCGCGGCGGTGCCCGAGCAATGA